In Argiope bruennichi chromosome X1, qqArgBrue1.1, whole genome shotgun sequence, a single window of DNA contains:
- the LOC129958600 gene encoding headcase protein-like codes for MQQCQAIFENFDPATMTICCVPSFCHVGEPIYLEKLTDVVKVICNNENCTEGEYMHKVCFDQWEYSVLTFLRSTGRARSWSEKQRLQNLWTKKGYDLAYKACGCKCSKGHLRKDLDWTPPTTPIETQAKKKRHRKKKNDKPILSITGSASAVKPGLTIGQQVPVNRIRSSSISSMSSTSGSPPNSASSDCPLSPSWGAKNIVPERKERHTSGSIFCRRQDYSSFNSLPRNKINSYHIKIEDEGNQGNDEIRCFILSTLSANKTSGVNCIFCYNPMIIFDRYPLIDGTFFISPRHYSSSSISVNVDSQIQYLNAICMACLEGWNAVLQCKHCGQKWDGSDLILGTMYSYDVIAATPCCQDRLKCNSCQDLVIPPDRLLNFSHYSRSIACPTCNAVDYHFIKPLATYYIKSAC; via the coding sequence ATGCAGCAGTGCCAGGCTATTTTCGAAAATTTCGATCCAGCTACCATGACCATATGCTGTGTGCCATCGTTCTGTCATGTCGGTGAGCcgatttatttggaaaaattaacCGATGTAGTAAAAGTTATATGCAATAACGAGAACTGTACCGAAGGAGAATATATGCACAAAGTTTGTTTTGACCAGTGGGAATACTCCGTCTTGACATTCCTGCGCTCCACCGGCCGAGCTCGCAGTTGGAGCGAGAAACAACGTTTACAAAATCTGTGGACCAAAAAAGGATACGATTTAGCTTATAAAGCTTGTGGATGTAAATGCAGTAAAGGGCATTTGCGCAAAGATTTGGACTGGACCCCTCCGACAACTCCTATCGAAACTCAAGCAAAAAAAAAGCGACATCGTAAGAAGAAAAATGACAAACCTATTTTGTCCATTACCGGCAGTGCTTCAGCCGTGAAGCCTGGGTTGACAATCGGGCAACAAGTTCCTGTGAACCGTATTCGTAGCTCAAGTATATCCAGTATGAGCTCCACATCCGGAAGTCCTCCAAATTCCGCATCTTCGGATTGTCCACTCTCTCCGAGCTGGGGAGCGAAAAACATCGTTCCAGAGCGCAAAGAGCGTCATACTAGTGGAAGCATTTTTTGCAGACGACAAGATTATTCATCTTTTAACTCGTTACctcgtaataaaattaattcctatCACATCAAAATCGAAGATGAAGGTAACCAAGGAAATGATGAAATAAGGTGCTTTATACTATCCACTCTTAGTGCTAATAAAACTTCTGGTGTCAATTGCATATTTTGCTATAATCCGATGATCATTTTTGATCGTTATCCCCTGATTGATGGAACATTCTTTATTTCTCCTAGACATTATTCTAGTAGCTCCATTTCTGTTAATGTTGATAGTCAAATTCAGTACCTAAATGCAATTTGTATGGCATGTTTAGAGGGGTGGAATGCAGTTTTACAATGTAAACATTGTGGGCAAAAGTGGGATGGGAGTGACTTGATCTTGGGCACTATGTATTCCTATGATGTGATTGCTGCTACTCCATGTTGTCAAGACCGTTTAAAGTGCAATAGTTGTCAAGACTTGGTAATACCACCTGATCGCTTGTTAAATTTTAGTCACTACAGCCGTAGTATAGCATGTCCGACATGCAATGCAGttgattatcattttataaaacccTTAGCAACTTACTATATCAAGAGTGCTTGTTAA